One Rhododendron vialii isolate Sample 1 chromosome 2a, ASM3025357v1 genomic region harbors:
- the LOC131315887 gene encoding FRIGIDA-like protein 4b: MSADIAINPDRIKNFFNHLDTRQSLLATVTHLHKTLTHHFSSLDQSLSQRSQALDSQIQALDSQTEETLSSLETRENAISDRLAVAAARIESRKQAAVSAAASGGERRVVREYCRVMDWKGLLGFVLAKKEEAVGDRWEGTALREEIAAAVAEEAVDGMRMVLEAVEEFVDSRVEGKLTALADRRWACGVLIQAVVETGGGGDGGGVGRGMKERAVGVLEKWKGVMGREKGGYGSGGGFGSGEARMFLQIVIGFGLKEMVGEEYLRKLLVQYTTNRQIGQFAKLAWTLGLADQIKDIVEELAKSRKNAVEEANDLELNATVAMLKCAEDNKLESKSTIDSLWKRVQQLEKAKEEHKKKSAPTSTSKPPNKRGRRGGGGPPSYPPKSGRFSNASPTSRSLQATPATFRTPYKNASRNMYEGPGPASYGPGYGGAVGGRASGSYGGALTGGSYGGAPAGGLYGGAPIGGSYGVDPAGGPYGGAQAGGSYGGHGSYAGPRNFGSYDRSAAPPPPYPPYHH; encoded by the exons ATGTCCGCAGATATCGCAATCAACCCAGACCGAATCAAAAACTTCTTCAACCACCTCGACACCCGCCAATCCCTCCTCGCAACCGTCACTCACCtccacaaaaccctaacccaccACTTCTCCTCCTTGGACCAATCCCTGTCCCAAAGGTCCCAAGCCCTAGACTCCCAAATCCAAGCCCTAGACTCCCAAACAGAAGAAACCCTAAGTTCCCTCGAGACTCGAGAAAATGCCATCTCGGACAGGCTGGCCGTCGCCGCCGCCCGCATCGAGAGCCGGAAACAGGCCGCCGTCTCGGCCGCGGCAAGCggaggagagaggagggtgGTGAGGGAGTACTGTAGGGTTATGGATTGGAAGGGGTTGTTAGGGTTTGTGCTGGCGAAGAAGGAGGAGGCTGTGGGGGACAGGTGGGAGGGTACGGCGCTGAGGGAGGAGATCGCGGCGGCGGTGGCGGAGGAGGCGGTGGACGGGATGAGGATGGTGCTCGAGGCGGTGGAGGAGTTTGTCGATTCGAGGGTGGAAGGGAAGCTCACGGCGTTGGCGGATAGGCGGTGGGCGTGCGGGGTTTTGATTCAGGCGGTGGTGGAGACGGGCGGTGGGGGAGACGGGGGTGGTGTGGGGAGGGGGATGAAGGAGAGGGCGGTTGGGGTTTTGGAGAAGTGGAAGGGAGTGATGGGACGGGAGAAAGGCGGGTATGGGTCCGGAGGCGGGTTTGGGTCTGGTGAGGCTAGGATGTTCTTGCAGATTGTGATTGGGTTTGGGTTGAAGGAGATGGTTGGGGAGGAGTATTTGAGGAAGTTGTTGGTTCAGTACACGACAAATAGGCAGATCGGGCAATTCGCAAAGCTGGCTTGGACTTTGGGTTTGGCGGACCAAATTAAAG ATATCGTTGAGGAGTTGGCAAAGAGCCGGAAAAATGCAGTG GAAGAGGCGAACGACTTAGAGTTGAATGCCACAGTAGCTATGCTAAAATGTGCGGAAGACAACAAGCTTGAATCGAAGTCCACCATTGATAGTCTCTGGAAGCGAGTTCAGCAGCTGGAGAAGGCCAAGGAGGAACACAAAAAGAAGAGTGCCCCCACATCTACAAGCAAGCCTCCTAACAAGCGAGGCcgaagaggtggtggtggtccACCCTCTTACCCGCCCAAATCGGGGAGATTCTCCAATGCTTCCCCCACTTCCCGGTCGCTTCAGGCGACACCTGCCACATTTCGCACCCCATACAAGAATGCCAGCCGCAACATGTACGAGGGTCCAGGTCCAGCCTCTTATGGGCCAGGATATGGTGGAGCTGTTGGGGGCAGGGCAAGTGGATCGTATGGTGGGGCCCTGACAGGTGGATCTTATGGTGGGGCCCCAGCAGGTGGGTTGTACGGTGGGGCCCCAATAGGTGGGTCGTACGGTGTGGACCCGGCAGGTGGACCGTATGGTGGGGCCCAGGCAGGTGGATCCTATGGTGGACATGGATCGTACGCAGGGCCGAGGAATTTCGGTTCGTATGATCGTAGTGCTGCACCTCCACCTCCATACCCTCCATACCATCATTAG